The DNA region ACTGGTGGTGCCGTAGCGACGGGCATCTGCGGTGGAAGCAGCTGACTTGTGGCTGCTGGCAAAGTTGGAGCCACCAAACTGGGCAGCACTGACGGATGACTCGTGGGATTGGGAGTGGCCAGAGGAGAAAGCATTCGGACCGGGTTCATATTCAGTCCTGATGGCATACAGAGCTGCTCTTGTAGCGACATCACCTTTAGTTCACTTGCTTTCTGCTCCGCCTGGGCGTTAGATTCTTCCTCTGCCTTGCGTGCACTCTCTTCCAATGTGCTGATTGCCTCATTGAATATTTCCTCCTTAGGTGGATTTAGCTTCACATCGCTGCTAAGATCCATTAGGACAACAGGTTTGTCTTCCTCCTTTACTTCCAGCTCATCATTGTCGATAATCTTTATGGTTTTGGGTGGAATGAAGTCGTCTTCCTGCTCACAGTCCAGTACCGCGCAGATCCAATTCCACAAAGCTTTGTCGCTCTGTTTGGATGGAAACTTCGGGTAGAGCGTATTTTTCAGCTTCTCGTTGTAGGTCACGTCGTTGTTATAGATGTTCCGGAACTTGACCACCTCGCTTCGGTATTGCGAGTAGTAGTCCACGCACAGCTGGATCTCGGAGCGCACCTCCTCGGGAATCTCCTTGTCCGGCAGCACTGAATACTGCATCAGCATAGGTCGGCCATACTCCATAGATTGTCTGTTTTCGTTAGGCGGAACAATCCAAATGCACTTGACTACCGACTCCAGTGTAGGATTCTCATCGTAGTAAGGTGCTGCAAAGAAAATGTGTGAATAATTTTAGGGGGCAGCAAATAAAGAGTCAGGTTACATTGTTCTGTAAACCTTTAATAATAAACACCATGACGATAATTGTAAGTCATTCGAATACACTTACATATAATCAAGGAGACACAGGGCGTGTAGGTAAGATCGCTGGCCCCGCGCATTCGAATCTGATAGTCCAACTGAGAGTCGCAATCGCGGAGCGTGGGTTCCGCCTGGAACTTGGGATGGGAGTGATACCAGCCAACCAATAGAAGCTGATCCTGGATCATCATCTTCTGTATGTCACGCTCCACTTCGCCGGCTCGTTGTCGATCGAATCGCGTGCTGCGACAAGGATATGTCTTGGTGATGGATAGAGCTGAAATGAGCAGACATGTTGGCAATGCATATGCATGAAAAATCGCAAACCGAGCCGGACTCACTGTGTGTATTCATGTCCCAGGTTCCCCCCAAATAGCCGCAGACCTCACGCACCGTCAAATGGCAATGGAAGTCCGCAAGCAGAAGGGCAGACGAGTTGACTGTGATGAGAAAGGGCTGCAGTTTGCCAACCGAAGTAAACGGCACGGATTCAATTAGCATGTTGGCGTCGCTGCGGGTAAAGAGGAATGGGTACCAACGGTATTAATTAcagaaataaacttaaaaattcaaacatattttaaagataaCTTTATACTCTAGACTAGCCTGGTATAAATAAGTAAAATTCGTTTTCATATTAATTTAACTAATAAACAATTGAGTAAGAAATTAAAGAAGGACATTAGTTCTGGgataaaatattttggcaATAATAGGCATTTTCCCTCCATTTATATTTTGCTTTGAACTATGACAAAAGTATGACTTCTGAAAAACCACCCCTCTCAAATTCAGGTTGCACTTGGTTTACTCACTGAACTACATTGCGATTCGATACGGTATTATGTGCGAAAACGGTTCGCTTCACAACAATCTCCGGGGAGTCGGACTTGCGTTCTGCATCTGCGGATTCAATGGGATTAGCACGGATTATAAGGGAACAGCAGGTGCTCTTTACATACCCAGGTCACAATCGTCCAGCGGCGTCTCCTTTTGCAGGGCGCACTTTCGCAGATAGGTGTTCTTGTAGGCGTCCAGCTTCTTGCCCTTGTACTTGACCGAGGCCCAGCCGCAGCCGCTCTTCTTCTCCGGATTGATGATCCGCTTGCAGTGCATTGCCCAAGCGCTAGGCGTAAGGAATATGGTCTCAGTCTCATGGGATTTGATCTTGCCATCGGCCAGCAGATCTCCGACGAACTTCTGGCCCAGATATTCGATGGTCATCAGTCCCAGGCCCGGCTGCAGCACATTGGCGGCCATCAGCGTTTGCAGGGTGACGGTGCGCCCGGTGCCATTGAAGCCCTCGTAGTTCTCCTTGGTCTGGAGGGGATTTAAGGGAATATTGAGTATGCGAATTATGCATAAGGTATTTCGCTCACCTCATCGTCGTTGTCCTCGTCGCCAGCGTCGCTGTCCACATCCTTGTCGCAGAGGTTGTCCTCCAGCATGGCTCCAGGTGCTGCTCCGTCCAGGGGCGGTGGTCCCGAGTCAGGAGTGGCGTCTATGGCTTCCGTCGTCGCTGGTGCTCGCTCCCCCTCCCCCGCCGCAACCCCCTCACAGTCGTTTGTTATTTGCGGCGGCTGCAGCACCTCCCCCTCCACCTCGCCCTCGCCATCGCAGTCGCCTTCGCCGTCGGAGCTGCTCACCACCTGGTTCTCGCCGGCCTCGTCAACACCATGTTCCACTCCGTTCTCCATGCGTTCTCGTCACGAGTTTTGTGCCGTGCAATTCTGCGGATTTCTTACTTTTAAGATACTTAAGTTTTGCGACTAAAAAAACTATAGATGCAGTAAGGTCGTCGCTTTTTCTACGCAGAATACCGAATCGCTTGGCAAATGTACACGACTGGTCACACTTTTGTGCGGACCAATTTATTTTCGGTTTTACGGCTCTTTCTGAATGTGAAATGTGGAAGAACGGCCGGCAGTCAAGCAAAACATGTAATTTCGTCAGATTTTCAGCATAAAAATGTTTTGGgcacttaagaacagccgagTTAACATCGCGCGGGCAACCACCGGAAAAAGACAGTGCTGCCTGATCGTTTTTAGGAAACGGCGTTGCCAGTAATGACGATGGCAAATCACGATTCGTGAAGTAACGTTATTTTTTGTGGAAACTCAAATTTGAAACATAGCTGTCGTTCTAATTGTGTTGCCTAGTCAAATCAATTatctattttaatttttccattcttgtttttatttaattcttatAGTCTTTCTTTTTagttatttcattatttagGACTTGCACAAGTACTATGTGCAAGGGTACTATCCTTTACATCTAGCACAGGTACCTCTTATGGCAGCCGAAGTCGCTGTTGCGGAATTTGAGCTGTAACAGAAGCGACTTCTGTCTGAACAGGTTATAGGTAAATCATCGGTCTATCGATTTGAAATCGATTTAGCTCTTACCTCTAGAAGCATTTGTGCAAAAAGGCGCGCATTGCgttaaattgttttgattaatttttttaatatccttGCATGCATAAACATAATGGCACTTTGGGTGGATAAATACCGTCCCCGGGAGCTGTCCAAGTTGGATTTCCACAAAGTAAGTAAGCGGAGAAACCGTCGCACCGATTTGCCGATAAGATTTGGTAACTTGTTTTAACcggcattttaattaataattttgtgCATTTCCCGAACAGGAACAAGCGGAGAACCTACGCAATCTATGCAAGCAGAGCGACTTTCCGCATCTCATGTTCTACGGACCGTCTGGTGCCGGAAAGAAGACTCGCATCATGTGTCTGCTGAGGGAGATGTACGGCTCCGGCGTGGAACGCCTGAGGAGCGAGACCATGACGTTCACCACGCCCTCCAACCGCAAGATCGAGGTGATGACGGTCAGCAGCAACTACCACCTGGAGGTCAATCCCTCCGATGCCGGGATGTACGACCGGACGGTGGTGATCGATCTAATTAAGCAAGTTGCCCAGACGCACCAGATAGAAATCAGCGGCCAGCGGGAATTCAAGGTGATCGTCATCTCCGAGGGCGACGAGCTTACAAAGGATGCCCAGCACGCCCTGCGCCGCACCATGGAGAAGTACGTGGCCACGTGCCGGATCATCATTTCGGTGAACTCCACGTCCCGCATCATTCCCGCCATTCGGTCGCGTTGCTTGGGCATCCGGGTGGCCGCACCCAACGAAACGGAGATCGTTTCCATCTTGCAGAGCACCTGCAAACGGGAAGGCCTCACCCTGCCCGTGGAACTGGCCAAACGGGTGGTGGACAAGTCTGAGCGTAATCTCAGACGCGCTCTACTTATGCTGGAGGCCGCGAAGGTTGCCAAAGCGCCGTTCACCGCTAACCAGGAGATTCCTGACCTGGACTGGCAGGTGTTCTTACGTGAGACAGCCGCCCAGATTATTAGCGAGCAAACGCCGGGCAAGCTGGAGAAGATCCGCGAACGCCTGTACGAACTGCTCATCCAGGGCGTTCCACCCAATCTCATATTCCGCGGCCTGGTCGAACAGCTGGTGAACAACTGTGATATGTCCATCAAGGCAAAGACGCTTGAATTCGCCACCGAGTACGAGCACCGGATGCAGGCAGGTGCCAAGCACATTTTTCATCTCGAGGCGTTTGTCGCTCAGTTCATGAACATCTATAAAAAGTTCCTATCTGAGCTGGTCATGACGGACGATTTCTAAAGAGTTCACATTCACAGACATTTTAGcatttaattcaaaaaacttATCAAATAAACCGAATAAAACAATCTAATGAAGTAGTTGCTGTTGTCGTTCCTCACGACCTTGCAGGATGGCCAAACTTATTTTGTCCTCGGTGGTACGCTTTACGGTGTCGATATATCTGTGGACCTCTTCCTCCAGTTTGACATACGCCTGAAAGGGCAAATAATTGGTATTTAGCATATTAGTGGCTTTACTGTAGAGAAACCATTACCATTTCATATTCTATGTCCTCCATGCCATTAATCTTTAGTGCGTGCAGCAGCAGATCGATTGTGTTGATGGGGAAGGAAAGCTGGGGGTTTGTTACGTTGACCGAATGCTTGAAGTCGAAGTACTCGCTGCCTGCTCCCAGCATGCCGGCGATCATTTCGCAGCCCAGATCGGCggcttccaacagacggttgtgCTTTACAAACAATTGAAGAAGCTCCCGGGAGTGGGATAACTTGTAGGAATCTACCAGCCATTGCGGTACGAAAGCATTCAAGACGAGGAGCCTTTGAACCACGCTCTTCCTTATTAAAGTTGAGTCCTTCGCTTCATTATCCACAACCAATTTCTGAAGCAAAGTCCAGGCCATATCGGCAGCGTTACTTCGATGAGGAAGATCTGGGATAATAACGAAGATGAATAGGAATATTTTGTTTGAATATAAGGGATCCCTCACCAGCCATGTCGTTGTTTTGCAGCCAGTTCCAGGCATCCACGCCCTTGTCCTCGGTGGCAGTGACACAAGCCACTGTCAAACTTTCGAATATGGGGAGCACAGAGAACGAATGCCCGCGCGAAAGTTTAAGGGCGGCCGTGTACAACCCACAGCTGGCCAGCAGGTAAGACAACTCCTCTGGCGACGACCGTTCATAGGCAGCGGCATCTTTGCGGTAGTGTGAGAGCTCATGTAAGGCCTCAGCGTGCACCAGTTCCCTTCGGATATCGGCCAGCTCAAGAACAACTACCTCCTGACCGCTTTTGTCCTCATCTGCCTTGGGTTCGCCATCGTCATTATCCTGATCTATTGCAGCCACCCTCTCATCGCCAATTGTGGGCTTGGCAATCCACCTGTAGCGGCTGTCTACCAAGTGCAAACAGTTCAGGCAAATCAGGAGTGAGGAGCAGCGCTTTTCCAGCGCGTTTGGGGCGTCGCTGTCTACTTGAAAGCGCATCGCCTGCTCGTACATAACCGTAGCAGCTGTTAATAGAAGAAATATTATTGCAGCTAAACAGGATAATAAATAATCGTCCGTACAAACCTTTTCTCATGTTACCCTTGTTTGTATGGAATGCATACAAAAAGTTATAGACGTCGTTCTGATCGATGCTCATTGACCGTGCGCGGGATTCTACTATGCTTTCGAACTCGTCTTGCAATCCAATATATGGAAACTGCATGAGAAGGGGCAGACATTTGTTCTGGAACAGTGTTATGACCAACTGGCGGAGACAATCCTTTCGCCTCGAAGTGTCGGCATTGTAGACTAAGGCGTAGTAAGCCTCCTCATAGTGCCCCAACTGAAGATGATTGTTGAACACGATCGACTGAAACATGGGCAACTGAGGATCATCACGCTGCAACACACTCATGGCCATATGGGCTAATTCAATGACGTAGTCCAGGGCGGAATGCTGCTCAAAGAGCTGAATAATCTTCAGATAGTAGTGAACAATTGCCAGTTTTTTGTCCTCAGCGGAAATTTTATCTCCTCGGGTTACGCTCTCCTGCAGTTTGCTATACAGCGGAGTGTTTTTCAATACATGTTCGAAGAGGAAGTCATCCTCCACAACGCCAGGCGCTGTTTGTTGAAAAAGATGCACGGCCTTGTGAGCCTCACCACAATCCAACAGCGAAACTGCTAGCATAAAGCGTCCTAGGgaaaggaaaatggaaattAGACACatagaaaaataatttagtGTATATATCCTTACTGGCATGGGCTTTCACAGAACACCAGCTGGACAAAATGCGTACATAGTCCTGCACAATGATGTGGTGGCAGGTGCCAAACAACCATTCGGGAAACACGTAAATAGGAGACTCGGGCCATCTAAAAAATTTAGGAAAGTAAAATCTTGGGTTCAATGTACATCCATGTCTTATACACACAGCATCTTATTGATAAATCCCACTAGCTGAAGCAGAGTCTGGCGAAGGTTCAATTGCTCCGACTCCAGCTGGATACTATCAGTCTTTAGCAACATGGACAGAGCGCTGAACAAACCCTTAGACTGGAGGAACAGCCTGAGCAAGGTGGTTTGGTCATTACCATGATTCCGCAAATGACTGGAATATGGCCGTGTGTAGCCACTAAACAGTTGTGCTCGGCTCAATCGTTGTATGGAGGCCTCACTAAAAAATGGAATTAAATCAgaaataacaaaattaaattaatttaattttcttacaaTCCAGCTGGGGTATTCGATGAAATTGGCGTCTCGGCAATCCAAACTAAAGTGTAGTATGAGTTTAGATAACTTATGTTCGTTAAAATGTTATCGCTGTCCATTCCATCCTGGCCATAAACCATGTACTGCAATACCAATAGGTTTCGGCAAACAGAAAATCTAGAtttcaaatataaatatttatagatcACTTAAAGtaacttattaaaaataattataaacatttaaattggTAAACCAATTCGaaattaagtattttaaacaaattaatatttgttttaaatctTACCGAATCATTGCCATTTGTTTGACCGTTTCGGACAAAATGGAAAGTCCATATTCGCTGCCTAATAGAGCTCCTGATGGCTGCAAAAAGCGTGTAGAAAGGGAATAATCTAAAACGTACAACAGAAGTATATATGTTAAATAGTATTTTCAAACTTTAAATCTGTTAATATTATACCATGCGGCGGAGCGTCTGGATCAATCATACACAGCACATCGAGTAGCATTTCTATAGCGGGTTTTAGGTTTGGTATATCCTGTAGCTTCTGGTGAATTTGCTTCACACAGTTTGATGGTAACATGGGGCCATTATCATCGCCCACAGTTATTCTAGCCACCAGCTTGGATATCACCTCGATGGGTGGATCCCGCTGGTAGAGCTGCTTATCTAAATCGATTTTTATGTCCTCAGAGATCAGCTTATCCAGCAGCGTCACCACGTTCATGAGGTCAACGAAACCCTTTGCCATTACGGGATCGTTGCGAAACAGTGGAGCCACGTATGCTGCCACTTCCTCATTGTGCTCCCCGATGAGCAGTAGGTGCTCGAGCACTTCGCAGGGGCGTAGTAGTGCGAAGGATTGCCTCCTGACCAAACACACTGCATCCATGCCACCGAGGACCGCGAGTCCCGTGGGTTCGGAGAATTTAATGTGATACTGTTCGCAGCACGAGTAAAAGCGATCCCATAGACGCGTGGATATCTCCAAGTACTCCTCGTCGGTGACCACAAAGTCTTTCAGTTCGTTCTGGATTTCGTCTTCGACGGCCTGACACACCTGCTCCTTGAGCACTGACATGGAAAGCTGTTTCACATCGAATTGCATGTTAACGCGTCTGAACATCTGTCAATCggaaatttaaacatttagtaTTTAAGCTTTTGCAATGTTGCAATACGTTTATACTCACATATAGTGCCTTTGCAATTACATTTCGGTCAAACCGACCTGGGTGAAAAATATATGAGCAGTAAGTCTCGCGTGGATCGACTCCCTGTTCCATGCTGAGACAATAGCGATCTGGTGGAGGTTCTAGAGCAGCGGAAACCCATTTGATAGCGTTATTTGATCCTAAGTAAATTGCAGAGACATGGAAATCTCCCTCGGCGTTGCTCCAGAGGGCCCAGATGTGCGAGGGTGTGGCATCAAAGTCGACCAGATCCATTTGGGGCGCCGCCACCGAGTTCTGCACCAAATTGATACCGCTGGCCTCGTTGGCATCGGCCACGATGCTCACGCAAATGAACTCCGCTTGGACACCATGGGAGAGGAACAAGCAGAAGTTCTCTTCGCTTATCTTCCGAAGCTGGTTGTTTTGAGCTGCAAAGGGAATAagtgaataaaaacattttataaaaatattaaatacaatttttgacTGCATGTTATTAATCTCAGCCTGTATTTCGATTCTATACTATTTTATACTCACGTCCTTGAGCTCCTAAGCCTCCAGGCCCCGATCCGGCGGAGCAGTTTATGCTGGCTACTGTCTGCATGCCATCCACCGACCACAGACGCAGTTCATTACTACGGTACAGGACCAGAATAAAAACATCCTCTTCGATTTCACTGAATGCCATGGAAATGGCTGCCTCCAGCGTTTCCGATCGGCCACTAAAATGATTGGAAATAGGTAATGGATACGC from Drosophila subpulchrella strain 33 F10 #4 breed RU33 chromosome 2L, RU_Dsub_v1.1 Primary Assembly, whole genome shotgun sequence includes:
- the LOC119547209 gene encoding nuclear pore complex protein Nup160 homolog, which encodes MPTSKLHANMSYREVIPRNLSPPEWIEVKINTGTQSTLQDLKTFETSGGYCYKSRKNVQTRNRFIYWRAYQDVLELSEVSLDISLQRNHLRLRFTDSAVLNVSLTEQTKSITLLVVTVSSVHRYVFPLKIASQDVANTSSEDMLSQSIFYDVNEKINSPGTFYVTDGFGTMPNVAVSYLSQNAQEAYFAVAYQNKLLLHIMNCVTGNTVTHEVKEPHLMPRFLSNLKGALTGRSETLEAAISMAFSEIEEDVFILVLYRSNELRLWSVDGMQTVASINCSAGSGPGGLGAQGPQNNQLRKISEENFCLFLSHGVQAEFICVSIVADANEASGINLVQNSVAAPQMDLVDFDATPSHIWALWSNAEGDFHVSAIYLGSNNAIKWVSAALEPPPDRYCLSMEQGVDPRETYCSYIFHPGRFDRNVIAKALYMFRRVNMQFDVKQLSMSVLKEQVCQAVEDEIQNELKDFVVTDEEYLEISTRLWDRFYSCCEQYHIKFSEPTGLAVLGGMDAVCLVRRQSFALLRPCEVLEHLLLIGEHNEEVAAYVAPLFRNDPVMAKGFVDLMNVVTLLDKLISEDIKIDLDKQLYQRDPPIEVISKLVARITVGDDNGPMLPSNCVKQIHQKLQDIPNLKPAIEMLLDVLCMIDPDAPPHDYSLSTRFLQPSGALLGSEYGLSILSETVKQMAMIRFSVCRNLLVLQYMVYGQDGMDSDNILTNISYLNSYYTLVWIAETPISSNTPAGFEASIQRLSRAQLFSGYTRPYSSHLRNHGNDQTTLLRLFLQSKGLFSALSMLLKTDSIQLESEQLNLRQTLLQLVGFINKMLWPESPIYVFPEWLFGTCHHIIVQDYVRILSSWCSVKAHARRFMLAVSLLDCGEAHKAVHLFQQTAPGVVEDDFLFEHVLKNTPLYSKLQESVTRGDKISAEDKKLAIVHYYLKIIQLFEQHSALDYVIELAHMAMSVLQRDDPQLPMFQSIVFNNHLQLGHYEEAYYALVYNADTSRRKDCLRQLVITLFQNKCLPLLMQFPYIGLQDEFESIVESRARSMSIDQNDVYNFLYAFHTNKGNMRKAATVMYEQAMRFQVDSDAPNALEKRCSSLLICLNCLHLVDSRYRWIAKPTIGDERVAAIDQDNDDGEPKADEDKSGQEVVVLELADIRRELVHAEALHELSHYRKDAAAYERSSPEELSYLLASCGLYTAALKLSRGHSFSVLPIFESLTVACVTATEDKGVDAWNWLQNNDMADLPHRSNAADMAWTLLQKLVVDNEAKDSTLIRKSVVQRLLVLNAFVPQWLVDSYKLSHSRELLQLFVKHNRLLEAADLGCEMIAGMLGAGSEYFDFKHSVNVTNPQLSFPINTIDLLLHALKINGMEDIEYEMAYVKLEEEVHRYIDTVKRTTEDKISLAILQGREERQQQLLH
- the LOC119547210 gene encoding replication factor C subunit 3; this translates as MALWVDKYRPRELSKLDFHKEQAENLRNLCKQSDFPHLMFYGPSGAGKKTRIMCLLREMYGSGVERLRSETMTFTTPSNRKIEVMTVSSNYHLEVNPSDAGMYDRTVVIDLIKQVAQTHQIEISGQREFKVIVISEGDELTKDAQHALRRTMEKYVATCRIIISVNSTSRIIPAIRSRCLGIRVAAPNETEIVSILQSTCKREGLTLPVELAKRVVDKSERNLRRALLMLEAAKVAKAPFTANQEIPDLDWQVFLRETAAQIISEQTPGKLEKIRERLYELLIQGVPPNLIFRGLVEQLVNNCDMSIKAKTLEFATEYEHRMQAGAKHIFHLEAFVAQFMNIYKKFLSELVMTDDF